Proteins co-encoded in one Cytophaga hutchinsonii ATCC 33406 genomic window:
- a CDS encoding MBL fold metallo-hydrolase: MIHIETLTFNPLQENTYIVYDEAGDCMIVDPGCYEAYEQKELTDFIAKKKLTVRLLVNTHGHIDHVLGNYFVKETYKVPFEIFHLDAATLQAVGAYAPNYGFFQYTPATPDRLLKEGDAVIVGSMKFDILFVPGHAPGHIAFVNTAEKICLSGDVLFRSSIGRADLPGGNYDTLIHSIKTKLFLLPDDTIVYPGHGPTTTIQFEKKHNPYCAL; the protein is encoded by the coding sequence ATGATACACATTGAAACACTAACCTTCAATCCCCTTCAGGAAAATACATACATCGTTTACGATGAGGCTGGTGATTGTATGATTGTTGATCCGGGATGTTATGAAGCGTATGAGCAGAAAGAATTAACCGATTTTATTGCTAAAAAGAAATTAACGGTACGCCTGCTTGTAAATACCCACGGGCACATTGACCATGTACTGGGTAATTACTTTGTAAAAGAAACGTATAAAGTGCCTTTTGAAATCTTTCATTTAGATGCAGCAACACTACAGGCTGTTGGTGCTTATGCACCTAATTATGGCTTTTTTCAATATACGCCGGCAACACCGGATCGCTTGCTGAAAGAAGGTGATGCGGTTATAGTGGGAAGCATGAAATTTGACATTCTTTTTGTTCCCGGCCATGCACCGGGGCATATTGCGTTCGTCAATACTGCTGAAAAAATCTGTTTATCCGGTGATGTATTATTCAGAAGCAGCATTGGCAGAGCAGATTTGCCGGGCGGAAATTACGATACGCTCATTCACAGCATTAAAACAAAATTATTTTTATTGCCGGATGATACCATCGTTTACCCGGGCCACGGACCAACGACAACCATTCAGTTTGAAAAGAAACACAACCCTTATTGCGCGTTATAA
- a CDS encoding PD40 domain-containing protein, with translation MQPSYRGIQIVTLLFFLLSTFTSVAQTSQDQFGKNRIQYKKFDWKLISTENFDIYYYYEGESFAGIAATHAESVFKKLENSLGYSNYNKTKILLYNSVADLQQSNIGLQQGTQVGGSTNLVKATVEVAFEGDLMTFRNDITQGIARTWINILLYGGSFKEVVQSSYFLSLPDWYVKGASAYIARGWDREMDNYIRDLVINNKLRNPSSYSGEEAEWIGQSIWHFISDRYGPDMFANILQITRIYRSDKASIEAATGSYFQTFIDNWKAYYKENAVALDGAILFDTTYKSLNGKNFKGRDITTPVLSTDGKYLAYSVNNKGRYSVLLREVEKRKKKKIAGGGFKLNDQQPITRNPLLAWQTESILASITYKKGKIIYEVVDVTKKKRIEKREIEVFHQINSYAFSTDGKYVVYSADEKGQSDIWLYDLDRSKYLKVTNDEYDDHSPRFGPGNAVIFSSNRNDDTLFTLTRYQSAPNYSLYIYKPGDKVLKRIPAQASNFTKPAFINATTILYLNDENGVQNLYTQDLKTGVSKPLTNNTTDILEYDFNAANNYLAFIARSRGKEKIFIDTAFSFTNAVTITGKTDQSAVMRKKILPPEKPKQTNNLIVVSPKKNDDDIDLDKVYFESDTTLKLPKKVTPAEASNTPPKRTIIPFYGPYPYKNLFGTDMVATTLQVDPLRGFGLLLESQMSDLMSNHRVNMGFFGVADFKSSSLYGEYAYLKNRVDLSTRFDRITYFPSNGSVSHRYVVNKVEIKASYPLSVYSRVSVSPFAQQVRFSDVTDFNTAVTYQDEKKAYVGAKFEFVYDNTISSGMNMIEGTRAKILFETNKNTVSKAENFNRFNIDLRHYQKIHRSSVLALRASYGRFFGAAPKTFIFGGMDNWFFNSVGTGGVTNPLSYETGVNNSDIMFDKYVTNVRGFKYNDQSGQSYFLLNAEFRLPIIKYLYSGSVSSAFLRNFQLVAFTDVGAAWDGANPFSTNNSLNRKIIAAGANNSSPFEIEVNNYRNPFLYGYGLGARTFLFGYYMKGDLAWGIKDGEQLAPRFYFTFGYDF, from the coding sequence ATGCAGCCTAGCTATAGAGGTATACAAATCGTTACCCTTTTATTTTTTCTTCTATCAACATTTACTTCTGTTGCTCAGACGTCGCAGGATCAGTTTGGGAAAAATAGAATTCAATACAAAAAATTTGATTGGAAACTTATTTCCACAGAAAATTTTGACATCTATTATTATTACGAAGGTGAATCCTTTGCGGGCATAGCTGCAACACACGCGGAATCTGTATTTAAAAAACTTGAAAATTCATTAGGCTATTCAAATTACAATAAAACTAAAATACTCCTGTATAATTCGGTTGCTGATCTGCAGCAAAGCAATATAGGCTTGCAGCAGGGTACACAGGTAGGTGGATCCACAAATCTTGTGAAAGCAACTGTGGAAGTTGCTTTTGAAGGCGATTTAATGACATTCAGAAACGACATTACACAAGGGATTGCACGCACATGGATAAATATTTTACTATATGGCGGTAGTTTCAAGGAAGTAGTTCAAAGCTCGTATTTCTTATCCCTGCCAGATTGGTATGTAAAAGGGGCATCGGCATACATCGCACGAGGATGGGATAGAGAGATGGATAATTATATCCGCGATCTGGTAATAAACAATAAATTAAGAAACCCCTCTTCGTATTCCGGGGAAGAAGCAGAATGGATCGGACAGTCAATCTGGCATTTTATATCCGATCGATATGGCCCGGATATGTTTGCAAATATTTTACAGATCACCCGCATATACAGAAGTGATAAGGCTTCCATAGAGGCAGCTACGGGGTCATACTTTCAGACATTCATTGATAACTGGAAAGCGTATTATAAAGAAAATGCCGTTGCTCTGGATGGAGCTATCCTATTTGATACAACGTATAAATCGTTAAACGGAAAAAATTTTAAAGGACGCGATATTACTACACCAGTGTTAAGTACAGATGGTAAATACCTGGCTTACTCTGTTAACAACAAAGGGAGATACAGCGTTTTACTAAGGGAAGTTGAAAAAAGAAAAAAGAAAAAAATTGCAGGCGGTGGTTTTAAATTAAACGACCAGCAGCCGATTACCCGTAATCCATTACTGGCGTGGCAAACAGAATCCATCTTAGCAAGCATTACCTACAAAAAGGGTAAGATAATTTACGAAGTGGTTGATGTAACAAAAAAGAAGCGCATTGAAAAACGTGAAATAGAAGTGTTTCATCAGATCAACAGTTATGCCTTTAGTACAGATGGAAAATATGTGGTGTATAGTGCCGATGAAAAAGGGCAATCAGATATATGGCTGTACGATCTTGACCGGTCTAAGTATTTAAAAGTTACCAACGATGAATACGATGATCATTCGCCGCGGTTTGGGCCGGGCAATGCGGTGATCTTTTCATCCAACAGAAACGACGATACACTGTTTACATTAACACGTTATCAGTCGGCACCTAATTATTCGCTTTACATATATAAGCCCGGCGATAAAGTTTTAAAACGTATTCCGGCACAAGCATCTAATTTTACAAAACCTGCATTTATCAATGCCACAACCATCCTTTATTTAAATGATGAAAATGGCGTGCAGAATTTGTATACACAGGATCTGAAGACAGGCGTATCAAAGCCCTTAACAAATAATACAACAGATATTTTAGAATACGATTTTAATGCAGCAAACAATTATCTTGCTTTCATTGCACGATCAAGAGGCAAAGAAAAGATTTTTATTGATACAGCCTTTTCGTTTACCAATGCGGTTACCATAACCGGCAAAACAGATCAGTCAGCGGTGATGCGTAAAAAAATACTGCCTCCTGAAAAACCAAAACAAACAAACAACCTGATTGTTGTATCACCTAAGAAAAATGACGATGATATTGATCTGGATAAAGTATATTTTGAATCCGACACGACACTGAAACTGCCTAAAAAAGTTACACCGGCAGAGGCAAGTAATACACCGCCTAAGCGTACTATTATTCCTTTTTATGGCCCGTACCCGTATAAGAATTTATTCGGAACGGATATGGTTGCTACTACCTTACAGGTTGATCCGTTAAGAGGATTTGGTTTGCTGCTGGAATCGCAGATGTCTGATCTGATGTCTAATCACAGAGTTAATATGGGTTTCTTTGGTGTGGCTGATTTTAAAAGCAGCAGTTTATACGGCGAATATGCGTATTTGAAAAACCGTGTTGATCTAAGCACACGTTTCGACCGCATCACATATTTTCCTTCAAACGGAAGTGTAAGTCACCGCTATGTGGTAAACAAAGTAGAAATTAAAGCATCCTATCCGTTATCTGTTTACAGCAGAGTAAGTGTTTCGCCGTTTGCTCAACAAGTACGGTTTTCAGATGTAACTGATTTTAATACGGCCGTTACATATCAGGATGAAAAGAAAGCCTATGTTGGTGCAAAATTCGAATTCGTGTACGACAATACAATCAGTTCAGGTATGAATATGATTGAAGGAACACGAGCAAAAATTTTATTTGAAACAAATAAGAATACCGTTTCAAAAGCAGAAAACTTCAACCGTTTTAATATTGATTTACGCCACTATCAAAAAATTCACAGAAGTTCTGTGCTTGCATTGAGAGCATCGTACGGAAGATTTTTCGGAGCAGCACCAAAAACATTTATCTTCGGTGGTATGGATAACTGGTTTTTTAATTCTGTCGGAACGGGTGGGGTAACAAACCCGTTATCGTATGAAACAGGTGTAAACAATTCAGACATTATGTTTGATAAATATGTTACTAATGTGCGCGGATTTAAATACAACGATCAATCCGGACAAAGTTATTTCCTGTTAAATGCAGAATTCAGACTGCCGATTATTAAATATTTATATAGCGGATCGGTATCATCTGCATTCTTACGCAATTTCCAATTGGTCGCATTTACAGATGTAGGTGCCGCATGGGATGGGGCAAATCCTTTTTCAACAAACAATTCGTTGAACAGAAAAATTATTGCAGCCGGTGCCAACAATTCATCTCCATTTGAGATAGAAGTAAATAATTACAGAAATCCATTTTTATATGGTTACGGTTTGGGAGCCCGTACATTTTTGTTTGGCTATTATATGAAGGGCGATTTAGCCTGGGGTATAAAAGATGGCGAACAACTTGCGCCAAGATTTTACTTTACATTCGGATACGATTTTTAG
- a CDS encoding TolC family protein produces MKYSIFLVFCLNVSFAGYGQDTIKSLELSDALSIAKLQNFSLQSSELDIAIQHKEIVKAGIRPNPIFNIQSIALLDHSYYPNDALFTTGKNRQDWFQLTKKMQLYGVRQEKIELEKQQLGQTIALHNSNLRDVLYNVSIKWIDAWFAQVNKNMAAESVASLDSLIQHKKTDGIETKNKNEYLRLLILDDQYDIISIDAQLDLRNELNDLQFLINSSYIKSVDINDKIDLVDIPSNLDSLISIALRMRSDIAVYKQQVLISEVNQTLQKSNSVPSPEVGFIVNPQNTIPYAGIFITQPLPFLDHNQGEKQKAAIMLQKARVEELGIRTQVMNEVQKAYDAYTIQKMKLIKVEDALALAGVLVADVRHNYIYNKNGYVDLWEAERTWLETKKLFYTTNYEYRKSIIELLHATGLLEQL; encoded by the coding sequence ATGAAGTACAGCATCTTTTTAGTATTCTGTTTAAACGTATCTTTTGCAGGCTACGGGCAAGATACAATTAAGTCACTTGAATTATCGGATGCACTGAGCATCGCCAAGCTGCAGAATTTTTCGTTGCAAAGCAGCGAACTCGATATTGCTATTCAGCATAAAGAAATCGTAAAAGCAGGCATCAGACCAAATCCTATTTTTAATATTCAATCCATTGCTCTGTTAGACCATTCGTATTATCCGAATGATGCATTATTTACTACAGGTAAAAACAGACAGGACTGGTTTCAGCTTACAAAAAAAATGCAGCTTTATGGCGTTCGTCAGGAAAAAATTGAACTCGAAAAACAACAGCTCGGACAAACCATAGCCTTGCACAATTCAAACCTGCGCGATGTATTGTATAATGTATCTATAAAATGGATTGATGCCTGGTTTGCACAGGTAAATAAAAATATGGCTGCTGAGTCTGTTGCTTCATTAGACAGTTTGATTCAGCATAAAAAAACCGACGGTATTGAAACCAAAAATAAAAATGAATATCTGCGGTTATTAATTCTGGATGATCAGTATGATATTATCAGTATAGATGCACAACTTGATCTGCGCAATGAACTGAATGATCTGCAGTTTTTAATTAATTCATCGTACATTAAATCTGTTGATATAAATGACAAAATAGACCTTGTTGATATTCCCTCAAACCTGGATAGCCTTATATCTATTGCGTTGCGCATGCGTTCAGACATTGCTGTTTATAAACAGCAGGTTCTTATTTCAGAAGTAAACCAAACATTGCAAAAATCTAACTCGGTTCCCTCTCCTGAAGTTGGTTTCATTGTTAACCCGCAAAACACCATTCCTTACGCGGGTATATTTATTACACAGCCGCTGCCTTTTCTTGATCACAACCAAGGAGAGAAACAAAAAGCTGCGATCATGTTACAGAAAGCGCGCGTTGAAGAATTAGGCATACGTACGCAAGTCATGAATGAAGTGCAAAAAGCATACGATGCATATACCATTCAAAAAATGAAACTGATCAAAGTAGAAGATGCATTAGCGTTAGCAGGCGTACTTGTTGCAGATGTCAGACACAATTACATTTACAATAAAAATGGCTATGTAGATTTATGGGAAGCAGAACGCACCTGGCTGGAAACAAAAAAATTATTTTATACAACCAATTACGAATACAGAAAAAGCATCATTGAACTGCTTCATGCAACGGGCTTGTTAGAACAGCTATAA
- the proS gene encoding proline--tRNA ligase — protein sequence MSKVLPKRSDDYSLWYNELVKRADLAENAPVRGCMIIKPYGYSIWEKMQAVLDKMFKETGHSNAYFPLFIPKSYLSKEASHIDGFAKECAVVTHYRLKNDENGKGIIVDPEAKLDEELIVRPTSETVIWNTYKTWIQSHRDLPLLINQWANVVRWEMRTRLFLRTTEFLWQEGHTAHATKQEAIVETEQMMNVYATFAQNFMALPVHRGIKSANERFAGAEETYCIEALMQDGKALQAGTSHFLGQNFAKAFDVKFASKEGSLEYVWGTSWGVSTRLMGALIMAHSDDEGLVLPPLLAPIQVVIVPIFKTAEQLDLIEATLKPILAALKAKDISVKFDHSDKYSPGFKFAEYELKGVPLRVAIGARDIENGTVELARRDTKEKTTVPQEGLADTIEKLLQEIQENIYKKAFAYREANTFVADDYTTFKTMLDETPGFILAHWDGTPETEEKIKEETKATIRCIPLDVTSEPGICMVTGKPSAQRVLFARAY from the coding sequence ATGAGTAAAGTATTACCAAAACGCAGCGACGATTATTCGTTATGGTATAATGAGTTGGTAAAAAGAGCCGATTTAGCGGAGAACGCACCTGTACGGGGTTGTATGATCATAAAGCCTTACGGCTATTCCATATGGGAAAAAATGCAGGCTGTGCTGGACAAAATGTTTAAAGAAACAGGACATAGCAATGCATATTTTCCGTTGTTTATTCCCAAATCCTATTTAAGTAAAGAAGCCTCTCACATAGACGGCTTTGCGAAAGAGTGCGCGGTTGTTACACACTACCGTCTGAAAAATGACGAAAACGGAAAAGGCATTATTGTTGATCCGGAAGCAAAATTAGATGAAGAGTTAATTGTTCGCCCAACAAGTGAAACGGTAATCTGGAACACCTATAAAACCTGGATTCAGTCTCACCGCGATTTGCCTCTATTGATCAATCAATGGGCAAACGTTGTGCGCTGGGAAATGCGTACCCGGTTGTTTTTACGTACAACAGAATTTCTGTGGCAGGAAGGGCACACCGCACATGCAACAAAGCAGGAAGCCATTGTTGAAACAGAACAAATGATGAATGTATATGCAACGTTTGCGCAGAATTTCATGGCATTACCGGTACACCGCGGAATTAAATCGGCCAACGAACGTTTTGCCGGGGCGGAAGAAACGTATTGCATAGAAGCTTTAATGCAGGATGGTAAAGCCTTGCAGGCGGGCACCTCACATTTCTTAGGACAAAATTTTGCCAAAGCGTTTGATGTAAAATTTGCATCAAAAGAAGGCAGCCTTGAATATGTATGGGGTACATCGTGGGGCGTAAGTACGCGTTTAATGGGCGCATTGATCATGGCACACTCGGATGATGAAGGCTTGGTTCTACCGCCATTGCTGGCACCTATACAGGTTGTTATTGTTCCTATATTTAAAACAGCAGAACAATTAGATCTGATCGAGGCTACACTTAAACCAATCCTTGCGGCACTTAAGGCAAAAGATATCAGCGTTAAGTTTGACCATAGCGATAAATATTCTCCAGGTTTTAAATTTGCAGAATACGAATTAAAAGGTGTGCCGCTGCGCGTTGCTATTGGTGCAAGAGATATTGAAAACGGAACAGTAGAACTTGCCCGACGTGATACGAAAGAAAAAACAACTGTGCCTCAGGAAGGATTAGCAGACACCATTGAAAAGCTGCTGCAGGAAATTCAGGAAAATATTTATAAAAAAGCATTCGCATACAGAGAAGCGAACACATTTGTAGCAGACGATTATACCACCTTCAAAACAATGCTGGATGAAACACCTGGCTTTATTTTAGCACACTGGGATGGTACACCTGAAACGGAAGAGAAAATTAAAGAAGAAACAAAAGCAACCATCCGCTGTATCCCTCTTGATGTGACTTCTGAACCAGGGATATGTATGGTTACAGGCAAGCCTTCTGCTCAACGTGTGTTATTTGCGCGCGCTTATTAA
- a CDS encoding CDP-alcohol phosphatidyltransferase family protein: protein MIKKNIPNALTCLNLGFGFWGILLLVNGKVTEASLCIGAALIVDFLDGFVARLLGVSSPIGKELDSLADVVSFGVLPGIMLTYMIISITTGIPYAEASTVKLVEGSFNPLILAGTLPAMFSAVRLAKFNLDTRQSDRFFGVPTPSNAMIVASFSLVAIDADSFLFPLVTNLIFVLAYCVVMSYLLIAEIPLMALKFKTFDWGTNKFRFLLAGSAVLLVILFGKESILLIMVAYIIFSLLQNQTEKNQVAN, encoded by the coding sequence ATGATAAAAAAGAATATTCCCAATGCACTTACCTGTTTGAACCTGGGATTTGGTTTTTGGGGAATTTTGCTGCTTGTTAATGGAAAAGTTACGGAAGCCTCTTTATGCATTGGCGCAGCATTAATTGTAGACTTTCTGGATGGCTTTGTTGCACGTCTGCTGGGTGTTTCTTCACCCATCGGTAAAGAGCTGGATTCATTGGCAGATGTTGTAAGTTTTGGCGTACTGCCAGGCATCATGTTAACCTACATGATCATCTCTATTACAACGGGAATACCATACGCAGAAGCATCTACTGTAAAATTAGTTGAAGGTTCCTTTAATCCGCTGATCCTGGCCGGAACGCTGCCGGCTATGTTTTCCGCTGTACGCTTAGCGAAATTCAATCTGGACACCAGACAGAGTGATCGCTTTTTTGGTGTACCAACGCCAAGCAACGCCATGATTGTGGCTTCTTTCAGCTTAGTTGCTATTGATGCAGATTCGTTTCTGTTTCCGTTGGTTACAAACCTGATATTTGTATTGGCGTACTGTGTTGTAATGTCATATTTACTGATTGCAGAAATTCCGCTGATGGCGTTAAAATTCAAAACATTTGATTGGGGTACAAATAAATTCCGTTTTCTATTGGCAGGAAGTGCTGTTTTGCTGGTCATTCTCTTTGGAAAAGAATCCATTTTATTGATTATGGTTGCGTATATTATTTTCTCCCTGCTGCAAAACCAGACCGAGAAAAACCAGGTTGCTAATTAA
- the floA gene encoding flotillin-like protein FloA (flotillin-like protein involved in membrane lipid rafts) — MQQLLIIMALVVIGFFFFLYFVPFNLWIGAIFSGVRIGLLQLVLMRIRSVPPRIIVESLITATKAGIQLTANELETHFMAGGNVPNVIKALISADKANIALTFKQATAIDLAGRDVFEAVQISVNPQVINTPNVAAVAQDGIQLIAKARVTLRANIAQLVGGAGEETILARVGEGIVTSIGSSKSHKEVLENPDKISKLVLQKGLDAGTAFEILSIDIADIDVGANIGAKLQIDQANADLKVAEAKAEERRAMAVASEQEMKSKAQEARAKVIEAEAEIPKSIAEAFRSGNLGIMDYYKMKNIQADTGMRDSIAGGGKE, encoded by the coding sequence ATGCAACAATTATTGATTATTATGGCATTAGTCGTTATCGGCTTTTTCTTCTTCCTGTATTTTGTGCCCTTTAATTTATGGATCGGTGCCATCTTCTCCGGTGTGCGTATCGGTTTATTACAGCTGGTACTTATGCGTATCCGTAGTGTACCGCCAAGAATCATTGTAGAATCATTGATAACCGCTACGAAAGCAGGCATTCAGCTTACTGCAAATGAATTGGAAACGCACTTTATGGCTGGCGGCAATGTACCGAATGTTATTAAAGCACTGATCTCTGCTGATAAAGCAAACATTGCCTTAACGTTTAAACAAGCTACCGCTATTGACCTTGCAGGCAGAGATGTATTTGAAGCGGTGCAGATCTCTGTAAACCCGCAGGTAATTAATACCCCAAACGTTGCTGCCGTTGCACAGGACGGCATTCAGCTTATTGCAAAGGCACGTGTTACACTTCGTGCAAACATTGCCCAGTTGGTAGGTGGTGCAGGGGAAGAAACGATTCTTGCCCGTGTGGGTGAAGGTATTGTAACTTCTATCGGTTCTTCTAAGTCGCACAAAGAAGTATTAGAAAATCCGGATAAGATTTCTAAACTTGTTTTACAAAAAGGACTGGATGCCGGCACCGCTTTTGAAATTCTTTCCATTGATATTGCAGACATTGATGTAGGTGCAAACATCGGTGCCAAACTTCAGATTGACCAGGCGAATGCGGATTTAAAAGTTGCAGAAGCAAAAGCGGAAGAACGCAGAGCAATGGCCGTAGCAAGTGAACAGGAAATGAAATCAAAAGCTCAGGAAGCACGTGCAAAAGTAATCGAAGCGGAAGCTGAAATTCCTAAGTCTATTGCTGAAGCATTCAGAAGCGGCAACCTGGGCATTATGGATTATTATAAAATGAAAAACATTCAGGCAGACACGGGCATGCGTGATTCAATTGCCGGTGGAGGCAAAGAATAA
- a CDS encoding serine hydrolase domain-containing protein — MKKKLFIGCIGFILLIVLTLNLTHKNYYYKTIWYNLPGIFDQDIFYSRGIAKSVIPLEWEKHRLYNEHAISQPLRDTLEKYETISLLFIQHDSILIEKYGSGIADTSRSNSFSVAKSYISALIGRAIKLGYIKSIDQPVGDFIPEFKEGEKKHITIRHLLMMSSGLNWDEAYNSLTSQTTEAYYGPDLKTQMLALPVKKKPGEYFEYKSCDTEILAMVLTQATHMPVATFLEKELWQKLGAASDGFWSLDHKDGLEKAYCCMYSNPKDFARLAALYLHQGNHRGEQLIDSAYIKQSVTPTRLMDMNLKQTDYYGFQWWLIPEYNGISAYYMRGILGQYIIAIPALDMIIVRLGHKRGDKIDNHYRETYMLIDEAIALQRAVK, encoded by the coding sequence ATGAAAAAAAAACTATTTATCGGATGTATTGGTTTCATTCTGCTTATAGTTTTGACATTGAATCTTACACACAAAAATTATTACTATAAAACCATCTGGTATAATTTACCGGGAATTTTTGATCAGGATATTTTTTATTCAAGAGGTATAGCAAAATCAGTGATACCGCTTGAATGGGAGAAACATAGATTATACAATGAGCATGCAATATCACAACCGCTTCGTGATACGCTGGAAAAATATGAAACCATTTCTCTTTTGTTTATTCAACACGATTCAATCCTGATTGAAAAATACGGGAGCGGAATTGCAGATACTTCACGAAGTAATTCTTTTTCAGTGGCCAAAAGTTATATCAGTGCGCTTATTGGCAGAGCTATTAAACTCGGCTATATCAAATCCATTGATCAACCTGTCGGAGATTTTATTCCGGAATTTAAAGAAGGTGAAAAAAAACACATTACCATACGCCATTTACTGATGATGAGCTCTGGCCTCAATTGGGATGAAGCCTATAACAGCTTAACCAGCCAGACAACAGAAGCATATTATGGTCCGGATTTAAAAACGCAAATGCTCGCACTTCCCGTTAAGAAAAAACCCGGTGAATATTTTGAATACAAAAGCTGCGACACAGAAATTCTTGCAATGGTTTTAACACAAGCTACACACATGCCGGTTGCAACCTTTTTAGAAAAAGAATTATGGCAAAAACTTGGAGCCGCATCAGATGGCTTCTGGAGCCTTGATCATAAAGATGGTTTGGAAAAAGCATATTGCTGCATGTATTCAAACCCTAAAGATTTTGCCCGTTTAGCTGCATTATATTTACATCAGGGGAACCATCGGGGAGAGCAACTTATTGATTCTGCATACATCAAACAATCTGTAACACCAACAAGGTTGATGGATATGAATTTGAAACAAACAGACTATTATGGGTTTCAATGGTGGCTGATCCCGGAATACAACGGCATTTCAGCATATTACATGCGAGGCATTTTAGGACAATATATCATTGCAATCCCAGCCCTGGATATGATTATCGTAAGGCTCGGACATAAAAGGGGAGATAAGATTGATAATCACTACAGAGAAACATATATGCTCATTGATGAGGCAATCGCTCTGCAACGTGCTGTAAAGTAA
- a CDS encoding NAD(P)/FAD-dependent oxidoreductase, whose translation MKQVDYIIVGQGLAGSCLVQSLWHEKQSVVVIASSERKASSTVAAGLYNPITGKKMLLTWNAAVLFPYLDLFYRSAERELDTTILYPKAIVRPFTDIQAQNDFWAKSTPEIAAFAEPEQNIEKYDPYIWFPYGGLITKHSGYVDVQAFLGAIKQKLVEKDQYIEETFDHAALQFSTNSVAYKGIQAKKIIFAEGFHNTRNPIFNWVPVKGMKGDVLTLDIEAYALKEVVNKHFFIIPLPNGKFRMGSSYIREFEDDAPTEGGLKEITEGAHTILKKPFVVIEQKAGIRPVVPDHRPIIGEHPEQPLALIFNGLGTKGVSIAPYASKTLTNFLLLNQEIDQSMSVNRFNYLYFKQKNN comes from the coding sequence ATGAAGCAGGTAGATTACATAATTGTTGGGCAGGGGCTGGCTGGGTCGTGTTTGGTACAATCGTTATGGCATGAAAAACAATCGGTTGTAGTAATTGCCAGCAGTGAACGGAAGGCATCCTCAACTGTAGCAGCAGGCTTATATAATCCCATTACAGGTAAAAAAATGCTGCTTACCTGGAATGCGGCCGTTTTGTTTCCATATTTAGATTTATTTTACCGCAGTGCAGAGCGCGAATTAGATACAACGATTTTATATCCAAAAGCCATTGTACGGCCATTTACAGATATTCAGGCACAAAATGATTTCTGGGCTAAATCAACCCCTGAAATTGCAGCATTTGCAGAACCCGAGCAGAATATTGAAAAATACGATCCGTATATCTGGTTTCCGTATGGCGGTTTGATAACAAAACATTCCGGTTATGTAGATGTACAGGCATTTTTAGGCGCGATCAAGCAAAAGCTTGTAGAAAAAGATCAGTATATAGAAGAAACGTTTGATCATGCTGCGTTGCAGTTTTCTACGAACAGCGTTGCCTATAAAGGCATACAGGCAAAAAAAATAATTTTTGCAGAAGGTTTTCACAACACACGCAATCCGATTTTTAATTGGGTGCCGGTTAAGGGAATGAAAGGTGATGTATTAACCTTAGATATTGAAGCATATGCCTTGAAAGAGGTGGTCAATAAACATTTCTTTATTATTCCATTGCCGAACGGGAAATTCCGGATGGGCTCATCGTACATAAGAGAATTTGAAGATGATGCGCCTACAGAAGGGGGGTTAAAAGAAATCACAGAAGGTGCACATACGATTCTTAAGAAGCCGTTCGTTGTTATTGAACAAAAAGCCGGAATCAGGCCGGTTGTGCCGGACCATCGCCCCATCATCGGCGAACACCCTGAACAGCCCTTAGCGTTAATCTTTAATGGTTTAGGAACGAAAGGAGTATCAATCGCTCCTTATGCTTCAAAAACATTAACAAACTTCTTACTTTTGAACCAAGAAATCGATCAATCTATGTCTGTGAACCGATTTAATTATTTATATTTCAAACAAAAAAATAATTAA